Below is a window of Phocoena sinus isolate mPhoSin1 chromosome 2, mPhoSin1.pri, whole genome shotgun sequence DNA.
TCATCATTTTATTCTGTAGGTGGGAAAGTGTCCCAGCTCAGCTGACAGCACAAAAGCATCTCTGCTCTTGCTATCTACATATGTGCATGgctgcacacatgtgcacatacacacgtGGAAAAGGACGTCAGCCAGGGGTCCAGTGAGCAATGCACGCAGCCATCGTCGGGAAAAGCCAACCCTGCACAGAGAAGGTAGGCACAGAGccaacagagagagaggaagaggaacgGCGTTCCAGGTCCAGGGAATGGCAAGAGTGGAGGCTAGGAGGAAAGAATTAACCTGTAGAATGTAGAGGAAGGGATACAGGTGAGGAAGATGAGGCAGTTAGACCTGCCCAAAATTGGGCTCATACCTTGAGTAACCTGAAGTCATGGAAATTAATAGTCTATTGCCCTGGAGTGATGACAAAAAGGGCAGTGGATAAGGGACTTCCAACTGGGTTCTCCCCTGCAGGCCCACATCCCATTAGAGGGTATGGGGAACCCTTTTTCCCTCACAGGTCTCACTCCAGGTTCAGCTCAGTTTCTGTCTCTACAAGCCAGTGCAGCCTCACTGCCTCCCCAAAGGCCTCCATCTACAGCTGCTCTGCCTTAAAGGCGGGGCTCACAGACTCTTCCCATCTGCTCCAGCTTTCCCGGTCTCTCCTCTTCTGAATCTCCCCATTTAGCAGCTAATTATCCTGCCTGTCTTCTTCATACAGTTTACTACCCTTCTGCCTGGAGTAACATATTTTTCCTCTCCCTATTTTCCCTTTGCCCTGATTTCTTCAGGACTTTATTATATTgcagggtttgggtttttttgtttgtttttgccctgTTGCCTTCAGCCCTCTGTGGATCAAGACAAATGTGTGTAAACCTTTTGTTGTCCTTGGCAAGACTCTAAGCTTTATGGACCCCTGTCTGTCAACTACAGTCACATTAGGCGCAGCACCCTgctgagcacacagtaggtgcctaaTTCTTGCCTGTCAGTTTGATTAACATCACTTAACCCACTCCCAGCTGGTGCTCAATTACTGGCCCATTCACACACAAGCCTGGATTATTGAAATCCTACCCCCTATCCCTTCCACGGACATTGTGACCCAGCAGCTCTCAAGACAGCCCAAGTAGTTTGAGGGTTGAGATGCCAGAGTCGTTGCTTCCTGAGATCCTTGGACACGTTCACACCACCAGAAGCAGAAGGCACAAGGCCCGCGATTTCTCacctggggcagggagagagaagttCCCAGCAGCTCCTAAGGCCAGTCTAATAGACTCAGCCATGGCTCAGAGAAGACTCTGGGCATCCCCTCCTAAAGCCCAGCCCAGGGGTCACAGTTCTGGCGTCGTGGAGGCCACCTGCCCCCGGGCACCGGGAGGCAGCCTGAGGAGAACGGTCTGCAAGGAGCCGGGCCGTGGGAAGCCGGCCTTCTCCCTGAGCAGCCGCCAGGTACCACCCTCAATGGCATAGAGCAGCGTAAACATGAGGTTGACCGTATAGACGGTGTCGCCGCGCACCACGGCCGTGAAAAGCGCGCCCTTGCTGTTGACGAACTGGCCGGGCAGCGCTGTCCACTGGCCCGTGGCCAGGTTAAGGCAGTCGATGGCGCAGTGCAGGAAGTCATCCTTAGGTCCGTTGCGCACCACGTAGAGACTATCGCGGTGGGCCACCATGCAGTGGCCATAGCTCTGAGGGCGCCGCAGCTCGGCTATGGGCAGCCACGCGTCTGCCATCACCGTGTACTCCACCACGGTCGTGGTGTCGGCTGGCCGCCACAGACACACGAAGAGGCGGCCGCGGGCTTGGGCGCAGGGCACGCCGGCAGCTGGCTGCGGCAGGTTGGCCGCGAAGCTCCAGCAGCCCGCGGCCGGGTCGTAGCGCTCCACGGAGCTCATGGCCATTCTCTGGAATTCGCCCCCGATGGCATAAAGGTGGCCGTCAAAGCCGGCCAGCGCCGTGTCGTAGCGCggctggtgggggctggggaaCTCGCGCCACGTGCCGCCGTCGGGGTCGTAGCAGAAGCCCAGTTCCACCACTTCCTTGTTGGGGCCCCGCACGCCCCCCACGATGTAGAGCTTGTTGCCCAGCGTAGCCACGCCGGCCAGCAGCGTGCTGGCCTCCAGAGGCAGCGCGGCCAGCGTACGCCACACGTCCTCTTCTTCGTCCAGGTAGCACACGGTGCGCGATGCGTCCTCCAAGAAGCCGGGCGCCGGCGCGTGAGTGCTGACGGCCACGTAGCTGCTGGGTCGCAGCGCCTCCACGTAGGCGCGAGCCTCGGGTAGCGCCAGCTCGGCCGCTTGCTCGCCGGCGCTGTCGCGGATGAAGAGCGCGGCGCTGTGGAAGACGTCGTGCAGGCCGAAGGCGGCGGCAGCGTCGCACAGCAGCGCGCAGTTGTCCGACGTGAGGCTGTGCTCCAGAAAGCGCGCCAGCGCCGGCGTCTGCAGGAAAGCGGCGCACTCCACGGCTTGCAGCAGCTCGTCGGGGGCTGCCAGCGCCGGCCTTTCGCCGCGCAGCACCTGCAGCATGGTGCGGAAGCCGTCCGGGCTCAGAGCGCCCAGGCGCACCTCGGCCGCGCGCGCCTCCCTCATGCCCGAGCGGAAGAGGCCGCGGAAGAAGCCGCAGTGCTCCACCAGCAGGGCCTGGTCGGCCTGGAAGAGCTGGCTGCCCACCCACACCTGCATCAGGACCCCAGGGCCCTGCGGCATGGCGGGCCCAGGCGCGGAGGCCGCCTCCGGGGGCCTGGATGCAGCGGTCACCGACTCCGGGGCTCCCCCGTACCAGCAAAAACTTACCCGGGGCATATAAATATCTTCCTGGCTAAAGATAGTACGGCTCATGTGATGTGGTGGCCAGCGGGCTGGATGGCCGAGGGCCCGGAGGGCATCTGGAGACCTGCCGGGTCACTCACTTCCGtaagaaaaatagtaataatggtGACCATATACCGGGCACCTACTGCATTCAGGGCACTATGAGGGCAGTTTACAAAATATCCCATTTAACCTGCACTAAAGCAGCTGTAAGCCCTCGTGCAGGTACCCTAACTCTGGCCCTCTGTTTCTTTGAAATGGGGCCAATAATAACACCTGTTTCACGGTATTTCGACAGTGTCTGTACAGTGTTcggaatgaggctcagagaatttacatgacttgttcaaggtcattcAGCTGGGAAAGAGCAAGGACGGGATGAATACCTAGCTCACGCTTTCGGTTGGTGGGGCAGGGGTACTTGGGTGCCCgagggagaggcagaggtggAACACGTAgagtgggctgggctggggtccaGAGTAGGTTTTCTTTTGGCTTGGGCCTCTGCCCCTGACTCTGGGCTAGaccaatctctctttttttttttaatggttatttaattttattaatttgtggctgcgtcgggtcttcgttgctgcgcacgggcttttctctagttgcggcgagcagggggctactctttgttgcggtgtgcgggcttcttattgcggtggcttctcttgttgcagagcacaggctctaggcacacgggcttcagtagttgtggctcgtgggctctagagcgcaggctcagtagttgtggcgcacgggcttagttgctccgcggcatgtgggacctccccggaccagggcttgaacccgtgtctcctgcactggcaggcggattcttaaccactgcaccaccacggaagcccctagACCAATCTCTTTTTGAGCCTcgatttccttctctgtaaaaatgCGTG
It encodes the following:
- the KBTBD13 gene encoding kelch repeat and BTB domain-containing protein 13, with amino-acid sequence MSRTIFSQEDIYMPRVSFCWYGGAPESVTAASRPPEAASAPGPAMPQGPGVLMQVWVGSQLFQADQALLVEHCGFFRGLFRSGMREARAAEVRLGALSPDGFRTMLQVLRGERPALAAPDELLQAVECAAFLQTPALARFLEHSLTSDNCALLCDAAAAFGLHDVFHSAALFIRDSAGEQAAELALPEARAYVEALRPSSYVAVSTHAPAPGFLEDASRTVCYLDEEEDVWRTLAALPLEASTLLAGVATLGNKLYIVGGVRGPNKEVVELGFCYDPDGGTWREFPSPHQPRYDTALAGFDGHLYAIGGEFQRMAMSSVERYDPAAGCWSFAANLPQPAAGVPCAQARGRLFVCLWRPADTTTVVEYTVMADAWLPIAELRRPQSYGHCMVAHRDSLYVVRNGPKDDFLHCAIDCLNLATGQWTALPGQFVNSKGALFTAVVRGDTVYTVNLMFTLLYAIEGGTWRLLREKAGFPRPGSLQTVLLRLPPGARGQVASTTPEL